The Microbacter margulisiae genomic sequence ATGGAATTTGACGACGGAATTCATACATGCTTCCCACGTAATTATATTGCACATGATCGGGAACGCCATGATCGACACCATCCAGAAAACCGGCAAGGCTATCTTTTGTTTCGAAACTCGCAGGTGCACTAAGGCGATAAAATCCATTGACAATCATCACAGTGCATTTTGAATCTGATTTACGGCACACCGAAAGTATTTCGGATGGGAAGCTTTCTCCCCCATCATTAACCGCCGTCACTTTGAAACTGCAAATAGAATCGGAGGGAATCTCCAATGTGCAAACAGTATCATTTATCAATTGCCCGTTATTAAAACCACTGTGCCCGATACGTGTATAAACCACATAATGTTTCGGCACTGCCGTAGCTTCCAACGAATCATCCACAGCCTTCCATTTTAGTAATACTTGATTTTGTCCGGCAAACTGAGCGCTGAAATCGGATACCGGAAGCGGTTCTACCACATAAGGATAATCATACTGACCTGCGATGAATTTCAACATTCCTTTATAAATAGCCCGGCTTACCGTGAACCGGAAACGAGGATCGAGGCCATAGCGCATATCCGCAAAATTCTGATGCGCAAGCAATTCGAGCAACATTGTTGGTACTTCAGGAACACGAGCTTCACTGTAAGAACGATCCCACATAGCACGGCGGGTCCATTTGGGTTCATATGCACGACGAATATCATGCACCACCTGATCCATCACCAGTTCGACCAGATCACGGGATGCCCACCGTGATTCTCCGTCGACAAATTTGGCATCATTAATATGCGTCATATAGATTCCCAATGTCCCGATAATAGAATCATTCATTGTCGTACCTGCATCCGAATGAAAAGCCAAAGCAAGGTCAATGGGAATATGCAATCCTTTCACTTTTGGCAAAACCTGCGATCCACCGGCTAAATAATTAACCCAAAACCCCCGACTCTGATAATCGTCGGTATAGTCATTTTTACCTTCACTTTTATTATAGACACTATCCGGCATACCTGCCCATTGCAACCAATAACGAGCACCTTCTGTATAGCGGGGATAACCGCTTGTTTGTAGCGTATAATGAATTGGTAATGGGTTAATCAAATGTTCAGTTCTGGTTGTATCAGAACTTTTCTTGTTTTCAGTCATATCTCCCATAGGATTAGGAATGCGGGCAATATTCCCCATGCCACCTCCAATTTTCACAGCATCGGCAGTAACAATAGCTCCTTTTTTATGGCTAATATTAGAAAGAGTGATCTTACATTGATCTGACATTCCTTTAGCAAAACGGAAGAATCCCAGAAAAATCCAGGTACCACCGCCCATTTTTTGATTAACCTTGAACATCGTTTTTCCACCCATGTGATATACGGTGTAAAGAGCATCATCAGGGCTTTTTGGCAAAGTTTTATATGAAACATAGACAGCATATTTGCCGGCCTTGGGCATATTGGGAATCCATTCAACAAAGCTCGCTTTCCCTTTTTTGATAGTTTTGACCTGCCGATAAGTTCCAGTACGAAAAGGATTTTGTCCGTCAACATAAAAAGCCTGACGATGGGCAAAACCGCTACTGTCGCCTGTTATCCAGTGTTCTTTACCATCTGTTTCAATATATCTGGAATGATAGTCGGATGTATCATTATCGACAATCACTTCGGTGCGGTGATAATCACGTTCCCGGGGAAGCAACACATTAGCACCCGCATTTTCGAGCATCGGCACAAGATACGGAAGCACATAACTTTGAGTATATAAATCTTCTACCGTTTGCAATAACCGGGCGCGCTGCCACTGCCAACGATTCATTTGCTGATTGAAGTAAAGCCCGTGACTTTGCCACATAGCAATATGTTTTCCCTCCAATCCTTTTTTAATAACAAACGGTTTTGAAAGATCCCTTACTAAAGGCTCAGTACGTTTATTATTTGCATAAATGCGCGATTTGTCTTTTGGAATGGAAGTCCGGTAAAGGTTGGGAACCAACTGTTGAATAGGCAGATCTTCTGACGTAATAATCAAATGATATTTAAGTAACGAATCGGGCAAAAGTGTTTGCACAGCCTGATACATCTGATCTGCTTCCGACTCTTTTAAGGGTAAGTATGCCAGATTATCATCCATTGTCACGGTAAGGGTATGTTTCTTTTTATCCAGCACAATACTTTTGACAGAAGTATTGCCGGCAATCTGTTTTTGAAAAAAATACGTCAACGTGTCCGAAATCGCTTTCTCCAAAGCATGATCAGAGATGACAGCAGCCTGAGAGAAAACGGATGTAAACAGGAAACAGAATAAAATAATATAAAATCGATGGTTTCTCATGATGTCAAAATTGGTCATAAAGGATTAAACATTCAAGGGTTTTGCCCCAATACCTGGTTGATTACTTAAGGTGATCTTACCATCAATTACCTTCATACCTGTAAAACAATCATTAGCCAACAACAAATTTCCATCCAGATCAGCATAATCCATTTTTGGAGCCAACTGGGCAGCAGCAGATATGGCACATGAGGTCTCCGTCATACACCCAATCATCAGCTTCATCCCAAAGGTTTCGGCCATACTGATCATTTTATTGGCTTCACGCATTCCGGTGCATTTCATCAACTTAATATTAATCCCATTAAAAACATCCTTCAAACGGGGAATATCCTCCAATCGTTGACACGATTCGTCAGCAATGGTAGGCAACGGACTTTGTTCCGTAAGCCATGCCATATCGTCCAAATCATGTTTTGGCATCGGCTGTTCCACAAACTCCACATTACGTTCGGATAACCATTC encodes the following:
- a CDS encoding xanthan lyase; this translates as MRNHRFYIILFCFLFTSVFSQAAVISDHALEKAISDTLTYFFQKQIAGNTSVKSIVLDKKKHTLTVTMDDNLAYLPLKESEADQMYQAVQTLLPDSLLKYHLIITSEDLPIQQLVPNLYRTSIPKDKSRIYANNKRTEPLVRDLSKPFVIKKGLEGKHIAMWQSHGLYFNQQMNRWQWQRARLLQTVEDLYTQSYVLPYLVPMLENAGANVLLPRERDYHRTEVIVDNDTSDYHSRYIETDGKEHWITGDSSGFAHRQAFYVDGQNPFRTGTYRQVKTIKKGKASFVEWIPNMPKAGKYAVYVSYKTLPKSPDDALYTVYHMGGKTMFKVNQKMGGGTWIFLGFFRFAKGMSDQCKITLSNISHKKGAIVTADAVKIGGGMGNIARIPNPMGDMTENKKSSDTTRTEHLINPLPIHYTLQTSGYPRYTEGARYWLQWAGMPDSVYNKSEGKNDYTDDYQSRGFWVNYLAGGSQVLPKVKGLHIPIDLALAFHSDAGTTMNDSIIGTLGIYMTHINDAKFVDGESRWASRDLVELVMDQVVHDIRRAYEPKWTRRAMWDRSYSEARVPEVPTMLLELLAHQNFADMRYGLDPRFRFTVSRAIYKGMLKFIAGQYDYPYVVEPLPVSDFSAQFAGQNQVLLKWKAVDDSLEATAVPKHYVVYTRIGHSGFNNGQLINDTVCTLEIPSDSICSFKVTAVNDGGESFPSEILSVCRKSDSKCTVMIVNGFYRLSAPASFETKDSLAGFLDGVDHGVPDHVQYNYVGSMYEFRRQIPWTSDDSPGFGASNANYETKVIAGNTFDYPFVHGEAIAHAGYSFVSCSQASVCNREVSLNEYPVVDLILGKEKETVMGRGARPAAFKVFPKTLQNAITGYCQSGGKIFISGAYVGTDLWDNPNATDADRKWAEDVLKFKWVNDCGAVDGKFEATPSPFAFSGHYSYYNKLNRLSYAVEQPNAIDPAGKDVFTIFRYSANRTGAGVAYKGSYRTCILGVPFETILPAERNNMMQQIMDFFNEK